From the Hypomesus transpacificus isolate Combined female unplaced genomic scaffold, fHypTra1 scaffold_160, whole genome shotgun sequence genome, one window contains:
- the LOC124488974 gene encoding protocadherin gamma-C5-like isoform X6, with protein sequence MERRQGKRSGGWPVLRLCFSLACLSSASAQLSYSISEELKPDSAVGNIAKDLGLSIERIIQRKLRVVSESNAQYFEVNQATGDLVIRQTIDREHMCELSLTCSLHLEIVLENPLQIYRVLVEIVDVNDNAPQFSNKNISLEISEAAAPGTRFRLESAHDPDVGINSLRTYHLAPNDCFVLNVETKSDGSKFPELVLEKALDREKQASFRLLLTAVDGGQPEKSGSTILLIKILDVNDNAPVFDEPVTRVNLLENVAPGTLVTKLNATDADNGLNGEISFLFSKYTPDRVLKLFSVNSKTGEISVNGDVDYEAANVYHITVQARDGGTPAMEGSCNVIVDITDVNDNTPEVTLTSVTSPIREDAAPGTVIALISARDLDSGKNGEVTLKVQQGLPFKLNSAFGEHYNLITDVNLDRENVPEYTVVIMALDGGSPPLSSQTTFVVKLSDVNDNAPSFSQPSYSVDVPENNVPSTPIAVVTASDPDVGDNARVSFSILPSLVQGSSVSSYVYINPDSGQIYSMRSLDHEQLNAFRIEVQARDAGAPPRTANVTVHVFVVDQNDNAPIMVHPPFLKDTGLQFSVPQSAEPGYLINKLVGVDPDSGHNAWLFYSITPGPNAGLFRITPHTGELRTARKLAEEEAGLAYDIAVVIQDNGEPPLSTTVDIKVTVEEKGAGGSEKASDSRKTSIISRRGGMTDITLYLIISLASVSFVSFVTCVILLVRCLRHREPGGGSCCCYERHRPHRAYHQRPSKDLHLQLNTDGPIRYMEVVGGSQEPNTRTYRPCYSTLSSRSDFVFVKTPMLSHNNTLSMTLNRKHLMNSVNEKPPNNDWRFNQGQRPGPSGAAGGPEVAMGTGPWPNPPTEAEQLQALMAAANEVSEATATLGPGTMGLSTRYSPQFTLQHVPDYRQNVYIPGSTATLTSNPQQQQQQQLLQQQLQQQQQQLQQAAAQQALPPTQAQAQMEPPKAAQTPASKKKSTKKEKK encoded by the exons ATGGAACGCAGACAGGGAAAGCGCTCCGGAGGGTGGCCCGTTCTGAGGCTGTGTTTTTCCCTGGCGTGCCTCTCGAGTGCGTCCGCCCAGCTCAGTTATTCCATTTCGGAGGAACTGAAACCGGACTCCGCCGTCGGGAACATCGCTAAGGATTTGGGTTTAAGCATTGAAAGGATAATTCAAAGAAAATTACGCGTCGTTTCGGAATCTAACGCACAGTACTTTGAGGTAAACCAGGCGACCGGTGATTTGGTCATTAGGCAGACTATTGACAGAGAACACATGTGCGAACTTAGCCTAACATGTTCGTTACATCTTGAAATTGTACTTGAGAATCCTTTACAAATATATCGTGTTTTGGTGGAAATCGTAGACGTGAATGACAATGCTCCGCAGTTCTCAAACAAGAACATTTCCTTGGAAATATCTGAAGCAGCAGCACCGGGAACCCGCTTCCGATTGGAGAGTGCGCACGACCCAGACGTGGGTATCAACTCTTTGCGCACTTATCACCTTGCACCGAACGACTGTTTTGTGTTGAATGTGGAAACAAAAAGTGACGGTAGTAAATTTCCAGAGTTAGTATTGGAGAAAGCGCTGGATAGGGAAAAGCAGGCCTCGTTTCGCCTGTTGCTTACTGCAGTAGACGGGGGACAGCCGGAGAAATCAGGCTCGACCATTCTGCTCATAAAAATTCTAGACGTGAATGACAATGCACCTGTCTTTGACGAGCCGGTGACGAGAGTCAACCTGTTGGAGAATGTAGCACCGGGCACTTTAGTAACGAAATTGAATGCAACGGACGCTGACAACGGCCTGAATGGAGAGATATCGTTCCTTTTTAGTAAATACACGCCTGATCGCGTACTCAAGCTCTTCAGTGTGAATTCTAAAACCGGGGAGATCAGTGTGAACGGTGACGTGGATTACGAGGCAGCTAATGTTTATCACATCACAGTGCAGGCCAGGGATGGAGGAACCCCCGCCATGGAGGGATCTTGTAACGTTATAGTGGACATCACTGATGTCAATGACAACACCCCGGAGGTGACATTGACATCAGTGACCAGTCCCATCAGAGAGGATGCAGCTCCTGGCACGGTCATCGCTCTCATTAGCGCCCGGGACCTAGACTCCGGTAAGAACGGTGAAGTAACGTTAAAGGTACAACAAGGGCTGCCATTTAAACTAAACTCCGCCTTCGGGGAGCACTACAACCTCATCACCGACGTCAACCTGGACCGTGAGAACGTCCCGGAGTACACAGTGGTCATCATGGCGTTGGATGGCGGCTCCCCGCCCCTGTCGTCACAGACAACCTTCGTGGTTAAGCTGTCGGACGTCAACGACAACGCTCCTTCCTTTTCCCAGCCCTCCTACTCGGTGGACGTACCTGAAAACAACGTCCCCAGCACCCCCATTGCCGTGGTGACGGCCTCGGACCCGGACGTGGGGGACAACGCTCGcgtctccttctccatcctccccaGCCTGGTGCAGGGATCTTCAGTGTCCTCCTACGTGTACATCAACCCTGATAGTGGACAGATCTACAGCATGCGCTCCCTGGACCACGAGCAGCTCAACGCCTTCCGCATCGAGGTGCAGGCACGGGACGCCGGTGCCCCTCCCCGGACCGCCAACGTCACCGTGCACGTGTTCGTGGTGGACCAGAATGATAACGCCCCTATCATGGtccacccccccttcctcaaGGACACAGGACTGCAGTTTAGCGTACCCCAGTCGGCCGAGCCTGGATATCTTATTAACAAGCTGGTGGGGGTGGACCCCGACAGTGGCCATAACGCATGGCTCTTCTACTCCATCACCCCAGGTCCTAATGCCGGGCTGTTCCGTATCACTCCCCACACTGGCGAGCTCCGCACGGCGCGGAAGCTGGCCGAGGAGGAGGCGGGCTTGGCTTACGACATCGCCGTGGTCATCCAGGACAACGGCGAGCCTCCGCTCTCCACCACGGTGGACATCAAGGTGacggtggaggagaagggggcgGGCGGAAGCGAGAAGGCCTCCGACTCGCGCAAGACGTCGATAATCTCGCGGCGCGGCGGCATGACGGACATTACGCTGTACCTCATCATCTCCCTGGCCTCCGTGTCCTTCGTGTCCTTCGTCACCTGTGTCATCCTCCTGGTACGCTGCCTCCGGCACCGCGAGCCCGGGGGAGGCTCCTGCTGCTGCTACGAGCGCCATCGCCCCCACCGGGCCTACCACCAGAGACCCAGCAAggacctccacctccagctcaACACGGACGGGCCCATCCGCTacatggaggtggtggggggctcTCAGGAGCCCAACACGCGCACCTACAGACCCTGCTACTCCACCCTCTCCAGTCGGAGCGACTTTGTGTTCGTCAAGACGCCCATGCTGAGTCACAATAACACGCTAAGCATGACTCTCAACAGGAAGCACCTTATGAACTCAGTCAAtgag AAGCCTCCTAACAATGACTGGCGTTTCAACCAGGGACAGAGACCCGGACCTAGTGG GGCCGCCGGTGGACCTGAGGTTGCCATGGGAACCGGACCCTGGCCCAACCCCCCTACCGAGGCCGAGCAGCTCCAAGCCCTGATGGCCGCAGCCAACG aAGTGAGCGAGGCGACCGCCACCCTGGGACCGGGCACCATGGGCCTGAGCACCCGCTACAGCCCCCAGTTCACCCTCCAGCACGTGCCCGACTACCGGCAGAACGTGTACATCCCGGGCAGCACAGCCACCCTGACCTCCaacccccagcagcagcagcagcagcagctcctccagcagcagctccagcagcagcagcagcagctgcagcaggccGCTGCCCAGCAGGCCCTGCCCCcgacccaggcccaggcccagatgGAGCCCCCCAAGGCTGCCCAGACCCCGGCCTCCAAGAAGAAGTCCaccaagaaggagaagaagtag
- the LOC124488974 gene encoding protocadherin gamma-C5-like isoform X4, with translation MERRQGKRSGGWPVLRLCFSLACLSSASAQLSYSISEELKPDSAVGNIAKDLGLSIERIIQRKLRVVSESNAQYFEVNQATGDLVIRQTIDREHMCELSLTCSLHLEIVLENPLQIYRVLVEIVDVNDNAPQFSNKNISLEISEAAAPGTRFRLESAHDPDVGINSLRTYHLAPNDCFVLNVETKSDGSKFPELVLEKALDREKQASFRLLLTAVDGGQPEKSGSTILLIKILDVNDNAPVFDEPVTRVNLLENVAPGTLVTKLNATDADNGLNGEISFLFSKYTPDRVLKLFSVNSKTGEISVNGDVDYEAANVYHITVQARDGGTPAMEGSCNVIVDITDVNDNTPEVTLTSVTSPIREDAAPGTVIALISARDLDSGKNGEVTLKVQQGLPFKLNSAFGEHYNLITDVNLDRENVPEYTVVIMALDGGSPPLSSQTTFVVKLSDVNDNAPSFSQPSYSVDVPENNVPSTPIAVVTASDPDVGDNARVSFSILPSLVQGSSVSSYVYINPDSGQIYSMRSLDHEQLNAFRIEVQARDAGAPPRTANVTVHVFVVDQNDNAPIMVHPPFLKDTGLQFSVPQSAEPGYLINKLVGVDPDSGHNAWLFYSITPGPNAGLFRITPHTGELRTARKLAEEEAGLAYDIAVVIQDNGEPPLSTTVDIKVTVEEKGAGGSEKASDSRKTSIISRRGGMTDITLYLIISLASVSFVSFVTCVILLVRCLRHREPGGGSCCCYERHRPHRAYHQRPSKDLHLQLNTDGPIRYMEVVGGSQEPNTRTYRPCYSTLSSRSDFVFVKTPMLSHNNTLSMTLNRKHLMNSVNEQKPPNNDWRFNQGQRPGPSGAAGGPEVAMGTGPWPNPPTEAEQLQALMAAANEVSEATATLGPGTMGLSTRYSPQFTLQHVPDYRQNVYIPGSTATLTSNPQQQQQQQLLQQQLQQQQQQLQQAAAQQALPPTQAQAQMEPPKAAQTPASKKKSTKKEKK, from the exons ATGGAACGCAGACAGGGAAAGCGCTCCGGAGGGTGGCCCGTTCTGAGGCTGTGTTTTTCCCTGGCGTGCCTCTCGAGTGCGTCCGCCCAGCTCAGTTATTCCATTTCGGAGGAACTGAAACCGGACTCCGCCGTCGGGAACATCGCTAAGGATTTGGGTTTAAGCATTGAAAGGATAATTCAAAGAAAATTACGCGTCGTTTCGGAATCTAACGCACAGTACTTTGAGGTAAACCAGGCGACCGGTGATTTGGTCATTAGGCAGACTATTGACAGAGAACACATGTGCGAACTTAGCCTAACATGTTCGTTACATCTTGAAATTGTACTTGAGAATCCTTTACAAATATATCGTGTTTTGGTGGAAATCGTAGACGTGAATGACAATGCTCCGCAGTTCTCAAACAAGAACATTTCCTTGGAAATATCTGAAGCAGCAGCACCGGGAACCCGCTTCCGATTGGAGAGTGCGCACGACCCAGACGTGGGTATCAACTCTTTGCGCACTTATCACCTTGCACCGAACGACTGTTTTGTGTTGAATGTGGAAACAAAAAGTGACGGTAGTAAATTTCCAGAGTTAGTATTGGAGAAAGCGCTGGATAGGGAAAAGCAGGCCTCGTTTCGCCTGTTGCTTACTGCAGTAGACGGGGGACAGCCGGAGAAATCAGGCTCGACCATTCTGCTCATAAAAATTCTAGACGTGAATGACAATGCACCTGTCTTTGACGAGCCGGTGACGAGAGTCAACCTGTTGGAGAATGTAGCACCGGGCACTTTAGTAACGAAATTGAATGCAACGGACGCTGACAACGGCCTGAATGGAGAGATATCGTTCCTTTTTAGTAAATACACGCCTGATCGCGTACTCAAGCTCTTCAGTGTGAATTCTAAAACCGGGGAGATCAGTGTGAACGGTGACGTGGATTACGAGGCAGCTAATGTTTATCACATCACAGTGCAGGCCAGGGATGGAGGAACCCCCGCCATGGAGGGATCTTGTAACGTTATAGTGGACATCACTGATGTCAATGACAACACCCCGGAGGTGACATTGACATCAGTGACCAGTCCCATCAGAGAGGATGCAGCTCCTGGCACGGTCATCGCTCTCATTAGCGCCCGGGACCTAGACTCCGGTAAGAACGGTGAAGTAACGTTAAAGGTACAACAAGGGCTGCCATTTAAACTAAACTCCGCCTTCGGGGAGCACTACAACCTCATCACCGACGTCAACCTGGACCGTGAGAACGTCCCGGAGTACACAGTGGTCATCATGGCGTTGGATGGCGGCTCCCCGCCCCTGTCGTCACAGACAACCTTCGTGGTTAAGCTGTCGGACGTCAACGACAACGCTCCTTCCTTTTCCCAGCCCTCCTACTCGGTGGACGTACCTGAAAACAACGTCCCCAGCACCCCCATTGCCGTGGTGACGGCCTCGGACCCGGACGTGGGGGACAACGCTCGcgtctccttctccatcctccccaGCCTGGTGCAGGGATCTTCAGTGTCCTCCTACGTGTACATCAACCCTGATAGTGGACAGATCTACAGCATGCGCTCCCTGGACCACGAGCAGCTCAACGCCTTCCGCATCGAGGTGCAGGCACGGGACGCCGGTGCCCCTCCCCGGACCGCCAACGTCACCGTGCACGTGTTCGTGGTGGACCAGAATGATAACGCCCCTATCATGGtccacccccccttcctcaaGGACACAGGACTGCAGTTTAGCGTACCCCAGTCGGCCGAGCCTGGATATCTTATTAACAAGCTGGTGGGGGTGGACCCCGACAGTGGCCATAACGCATGGCTCTTCTACTCCATCACCCCAGGTCCTAATGCCGGGCTGTTCCGTATCACTCCCCACACTGGCGAGCTCCGCACGGCGCGGAAGCTGGCCGAGGAGGAGGCGGGCTTGGCTTACGACATCGCCGTGGTCATCCAGGACAACGGCGAGCCTCCGCTCTCCACCACGGTGGACATCAAGGTGacggtggaggagaagggggcgGGCGGAAGCGAGAAGGCCTCCGACTCGCGCAAGACGTCGATAATCTCGCGGCGCGGCGGCATGACGGACATTACGCTGTACCTCATCATCTCCCTGGCCTCCGTGTCCTTCGTGTCCTTCGTCACCTGTGTCATCCTCCTGGTACGCTGCCTCCGGCACCGCGAGCCCGGGGGAGGCTCCTGCTGCTGCTACGAGCGCCATCGCCCCCACCGGGCCTACCACCAGAGACCCAGCAAggacctccacctccagctcaACACGGACGGGCCCATCCGCTacatggaggtggtggggggctcTCAGGAGCCCAACACGCGCACCTACAGACCCTGCTACTCCACCCTCTCCAGTCGGAGCGACTTTGTGTTCGTCAAGACGCCCATGCTGAGTCACAATAACACGCTAAGCATGACTCTCAACAGGAAGCACCTTATGAACTCAGTCAAtgag CAGAAGCCTCCTAACAATGACTGGCGTTTCAACCAGGGACAGAGACCCGGACCTAGTGG GGCCGCCGGTGGACCTGAGGTTGCCATGGGAACCGGACCCTGGCCCAACCCCCCTACCGAGGCCGAGCAGCTCCAAGCCCTGATGGCCGCAGCCAACG aAGTGAGCGAGGCGACCGCCACCCTGGGACCGGGCACCATGGGCCTGAGCACCCGCTACAGCCCCCAGTTCACCCTCCAGCACGTGCCCGACTACCGGCAGAACGTGTACATCCCGGGCAGCACAGCCACCCTGACCTCCaacccccagcagcagcagcagcagcagctcctccagcagcagctccagcagcagcagcagcagctgcagcaggccGCTGCCCAGCAGGCCCTGCCCCcgacccaggcccaggcccagatgGAGCCCCCCAAGGCTGCCCAGACCCCGGCCTCCAAGAAGAAGTCCaccaagaaggagaagaagtag
- the LOC124489024 gene encoding protocadherin gamma-C4-like, which yields MASDAGSPPLTAVKEIIIDISDVNDFPPVFSQRSYTVYVKENYPPGKILCSVSATDPDLGDNAKISYSILDSKVQDVSVSSYVYMNSDNGSIYSMHSFDYERLKVFQIQVQAKDHGSPSLSSNATVHVFILDQNDNAPAVIYPSAALGSLSHQKMPRSAKAGHLVTKVTAVDADSGHNAWISYKLAEATDASLFSVNIYTGEVRTKRAVSEQDDSSQRLLIEIKDDGEPVQSTTVTVAILIEDGLHEPTCTKSH from the exons ATGGCCTCTGATGCGGGTTCACCACCACTGACAGCAGTCAAGGAAATTATCATTGACATTTCAGACGTAAATGATTTTCCACCAGTGTTTTCTCAACGCTCGTACACAGTCTATGTGAAAGAGAATTATCCACCTGGTAAAATATTATGTTCAGTGTCAGCTACGGATCCAGATTTGGGAGACAATGCCAAGATCTCATACTCCATCCTGGACTCCAAGGTGCAGGACGTGTCTGTGTCCTCCTATGTGTACATGAACTCTGATAACGGCAGCATCTACAGCATGCACTCGTTCGACTATGAGAGACTCAAGGTGTTTCAGATTCAGGTGCAGGCAAAGGACCACGGCTCTCCATCTTTGAGCAGCAACGCCACTGTCCATGTTTTTATCCTGGACCAGAATGATAATGCCCCTGCTGTTATTTACCCCTCCGCTGCCCTGGGCTCGCTCTCTCATCAGAAGATGCCCCGCTCCGCTAAAGCAGGCCACCTGGTTACCAAGGTGACGGCCGTGGACGCAGACTCGGGCCACAACGCTTGGATCTCCTATAAACTGGCGGAGGCCACAGATGCGTCTCTGTTTAGTGTCAATATTTACACTGGGGAGGTGAGGACTAAACGTGCTGTGTCTGAGCAGGATGATTCTTCTCAGAGGCTGCTTATAGAGATTAAAGACGACGGGGAGCCGGTCCAGTCAACCACGGTCACGGTGGCCATACTGATAGAGGACGGGCTACACGAGCC AACGTGTACAAAGTCTCATTAA
- the LOC124488974 gene encoding protocadherin gamma-C5-like isoform X5, with product MERRQGKRSGGWPVLRLCFSLACLSSASAQLSYSISEELKPDSAVGNIAKDLGLSIERIIQRKLRVVSESNAQYFEVNQATGDLVIRQTIDREHMCELSLTCSLHLEIVLENPLQIYRVLVEIVDVNDNAPQFSNKNISLEISEAAAPGTRFRLESAHDPDVGINSLRTYHLAPNDCFVLNVETKSDGSKFPELVLEKALDREKQASFRLLLTAVDGGQPEKSGSTILLIKILDVNDNAPVFDEPVTRVNLLENVAPGTLVTKLNATDADNGLNGEISFLFSKYTPDRVLKLFSVNSKTGEISVNGDVDYEAANVYHITVQARDGGTPAMEGSCNVIVDITDVNDNTPEVTLTSVTSPIREDAAPGTVIALISARDLDSGKNGEVTLKVQQGLPFKLNSAFGEHYNLITDVNLDRENVPEYTVVIMALDGGSPPLSSQTTFVVKLSDVNDNAPSFSQPSYSVDVPENNVPSTPIAVVTASDPDVGDNARVSFSILPSLVQGSSVSSYVYINPDSGQIYSMRSLDHEQLNAFRIEVQARDAGAPPRTANVTVHVFVVDQNDNAPIMVHPPFLKDTGLQFSVPQSAEPGYLINKLVGVDPDSGHNAWLFYSITPGPNAGLFRITPHTGELRTARKLAEEEAGLAYDIAVVIQDNGEPPLSTTVDIKVTVEEKGAGGSEKASDSRKTSIISRRGGMTDITLYLIISLASVSFVSFVTCVILLVRCLRHREPGGGSCCCYERHRPHRAYHQRPSKDLHLQLNTDGPIRYMEVVGGSQEPNTRTYRPCYSTLSSRSDFVFVKTPMLSHNNTLSMTLNRKHLMNSVNEQKPPNNDWRFNQGQRPGPSGAAGGPEVAMGTGPWPNPPTEAEQLQALMAAANVSEATATLGPGTMGLSTRYSPQFTLQHVPDYRQNVYIPGSTATLTSNPQQQQQQQLLQQQLQQQQQQLQQAAAQQALPPTQAQAQMEPPKAAQTPASKKKSTKKEKK from the exons ATGGAACGCAGACAGGGAAAGCGCTCCGGAGGGTGGCCCGTTCTGAGGCTGTGTTTTTCCCTGGCGTGCCTCTCGAGTGCGTCCGCCCAGCTCAGTTATTCCATTTCGGAGGAACTGAAACCGGACTCCGCCGTCGGGAACATCGCTAAGGATTTGGGTTTAAGCATTGAAAGGATAATTCAAAGAAAATTACGCGTCGTTTCGGAATCTAACGCACAGTACTTTGAGGTAAACCAGGCGACCGGTGATTTGGTCATTAGGCAGACTATTGACAGAGAACACATGTGCGAACTTAGCCTAACATGTTCGTTACATCTTGAAATTGTACTTGAGAATCCTTTACAAATATATCGTGTTTTGGTGGAAATCGTAGACGTGAATGACAATGCTCCGCAGTTCTCAAACAAGAACATTTCCTTGGAAATATCTGAAGCAGCAGCACCGGGAACCCGCTTCCGATTGGAGAGTGCGCACGACCCAGACGTGGGTATCAACTCTTTGCGCACTTATCACCTTGCACCGAACGACTGTTTTGTGTTGAATGTGGAAACAAAAAGTGACGGTAGTAAATTTCCAGAGTTAGTATTGGAGAAAGCGCTGGATAGGGAAAAGCAGGCCTCGTTTCGCCTGTTGCTTACTGCAGTAGACGGGGGACAGCCGGAGAAATCAGGCTCGACCATTCTGCTCATAAAAATTCTAGACGTGAATGACAATGCACCTGTCTTTGACGAGCCGGTGACGAGAGTCAACCTGTTGGAGAATGTAGCACCGGGCACTTTAGTAACGAAATTGAATGCAACGGACGCTGACAACGGCCTGAATGGAGAGATATCGTTCCTTTTTAGTAAATACACGCCTGATCGCGTACTCAAGCTCTTCAGTGTGAATTCTAAAACCGGGGAGATCAGTGTGAACGGTGACGTGGATTACGAGGCAGCTAATGTTTATCACATCACAGTGCAGGCCAGGGATGGAGGAACCCCCGCCATGGAGGGATCTTGTAACGTTATAGTGGACATCACTGATGTCAATGACAACACCCCGGAGGTGACATTGACATCAGTGACCAGTCCCATCAGAGAGGATGCAGCTCCTGGCACGGTCATCGCTCTCATTAGCGCCCGGGACCTAGACTCCGGTAAGAACGGTGAAGTAACGTTAAAGGTACAACAAGGGCTGCCATTTAAACTAAACTCCGCCTTCGGGGAGCACTACAACCTCATCACCGACGTCAACCTGGACCGTGAGAACGTCCCGGAGTACACAGTGGTCATCATGGCGTTGGATGGCGGCTCCCCGCCCCTGTCGTCACAGACAACCTTCGTGGTTAAGCTGTCGGACGTCAACGACAACGCTCCTTCCTTTTCCCAGCCCTCCTACTCGGTGGACGTACCTGAAAACAACGTCCCCAGCACCCCCATTGCCGTGGTGACGGCCTCGGACCCGGACGTGGGGGACAACGCTCGcgtctccttctccatcctccccaGCCTGGTGCAGGGATCTTCAGTGTCCTCCTACGTGTACATCAACCCTGATAGTGGACAGATCTACAGCATGCGCTCCCTGGACCACGAGCAGCTCAACGCCTTCCGCATCGAGGTGCAGGCACGGGACGCCGGTGCCCCTCCCCGGACCGCCAACGTCACCGTGCACGTGTTCGTGGTGGACCAGAATGATAACGCCCCTATCATGGtccacccccccttcctcaaGGACACAGGACTGCAGTTTAGCGTACCCCAGTCGGCCGAGCCTGGATATCTTATTAACAAGCTGGTGGGGGTGGACCCCGACAGTGGCCATAACGCATGGCTCTTCTACTCCATCACCCCAGGTCCTAATGCCGGGCTGTTCCGTATCACTCCCCACACTGGCGAGCTCCGCACGGCGCGGAAGCTGGCCGAGGAGGAGGCGGGCTTGGCTTACGACATCGCCGTGGTCATCCAGGACAACGGCGAGCCTCCGCTCTCCACCACGGTGGACATCAAGGTGacggtggaggagaagggggcgGGCGGAAGCGAGAAGGCCTCCGACTCGCGCAAGACGTCGATAATCTCGCGGCGCGGCGGCATGACGGACATTACGCTGTACCTCATCATCTCCCTGGCCTCCGTGTCCTTCGTGTCCTTCGTCACCTGTGTCATCCTCCTGGTACGCTGCCTCCGGCACCGCGAGCCCGGGGGAGGCTCCTGCTGCTGCTACGAGCGCCATCGCCCCCACCGGGCCTACCACCAGAGACCCAGCAAggacctccacctccagctcaACACGGACGGGCCCATCCGCTacatggaggtggtggggggctcTCAGGAGCCCAACACGCGCACCTACAGACCCTGCTACTCCACCCTCTCCAGTCGGAGCGACTTTGTGTTCGTCAAGACGCCCATGCTGAGTCACAATAACACGCTAAGCATGACTCTCAACAGGAAGCACCTTATGAACTCAGTCAAtgag CAGAAGCCTCCTAACAATGACTGGCGTTTCAACCAGGGACAGAGACCCGGACCTAGTGG GGCCGCCGGTGGACCTGAGGTTGCCATGGGAACCGGACCCTGGCCCAACCCCCCTACCGAGGCCGAGCAGCTCCAAGCCCTGATGGCCGCAGCCAACG TGAGCGAGGCGACCGCCACCCTGGGACCGGGCACCATGGGCCTGAGCACCCGCTACAGCCCCCAGTTCACCCTCCAGCACGTGCCCGACTACCGGCAGAACGTGTACATCCCGGGCAGCACAGCCACCCTGACCTCCaacccccagcagcagcagcagcagcagctcctccagcagcagctccagcagcagcagcagcagctgcagcaggccGCTGCCCAGCAGGCCCTGCCCCcgacccaggcccaggcccagatgGAGCCCCCCAAGGCTGCCCAGACCCCGGCCTCCAAGAAGAAGTCCaccaagaaggagaagaagtag